The following proteins come from a genomic window of Macadamia integrifolia cultivar HAES 741 chromosome 14, SCU_Mint_v3, whole genome shotgun sequence:
- the LOC122062124 gene encoding aluminum-activated malate transporter 9-like, with protein sequence MNGKHGSIKINIPPVTAKVKQPETEKNSGGRGGFSSSCKGWLKSLWDFCKEDTNRVTFSIKVGLAVLLVSFLILFQAPYKVFGTNIIWSILTVAIMFEYTVGATFNRGFNRALGSLLAGILAVAVAQVALCTSHVAEPIIIGFSIFFIGAVTSFMKQWPSLVPYEYGFRVILFTYCLVIISGYRLGNPVRTAMDRLYSIAIGGFVAVLVSVLVCPAWAGEQLHKELVKHFEALADSLEECVRKYLEDDGSEHPEFSKTVMDEFPDEPAYKKFKATLNSSATIDSLANSAKWEPPHGKFRHAQYFFYPWSQYVTVGSVLRSCAYEVMALHGVLHSEIQAPYNLKSTFQSEIQDATSQAAELVRNLGKDIMNMKRNLRTSLLKRVHSSTLRLQRSIYIHSYLLTSGHDFLPDNNSTKPLSKQLSHAFSSTLSDLSAQLATYQGSAADSGGSGDGREEVSPKQEATTLQKTQSGSGTILMAESYQEAMKKHQRRQHSWPSREVDDEFEEGSVGVDHLLPRMRALESTASLSLATFTSLLIEFVARLDHLVKAVDELAKMAEFKQDDLCN encoded by the exons ATGAATGGTAAACATGGCAGCATCAAGATCAACATTCCTCCGGTAACGGCGAAAGTAAAACAACCGGAAACCGAGAAGAATTCCGGTGGCCGTGGAGGCTTCTCATCATCCTGTAAAGGATGGTTAAAGTCTTTGTGGGATTTCTGCAAAGAAGACACAAACAGAGTAACATTTTCAATAAAGGTGGGCCTTGCTGTTCTTCTAGTGTCCTTCCTCATTCTTTTCCAAGCACCTTATAAGGTATTCGGCACCAACATCATCTGGTCCATCCTCACTGTAGCCATCATGTTCGAGTATACAGTTG GAGCGACGTTTAACCGGGGATTCAACCGCGCTCTCGGAAGCTTACTCGCTGGAATCTTAGCAGTTGCCGTTGCTCAAGTGGCTCTATGCACTAGCCATGTTGCAGAACCTATTATCATTGGTTTCAGCATCTTCTTTATAG GAGCTGTAACTTCATTCATGAAGCAATGGCCATCACTGGTGCCGTATGAGTACGGTTTCAGGGTCATACTCTTCACCTACTGTTTGGTGATAATTTCTGGGTATCGGTTGGGGAACCCAGTGAGGACTGCCATGGATAGGTTGTACTCGATTGCCATCGGAGGATTTGTAGCAGTTCTAGTGAGTGTTCTTGTGTGTCCTGCTTGGGCTGGGGAGCAGCTTCACAAGGAGCTAGTTAAACACTTTGAAGCTTTGGCTGACTCTCTTGAAG AGTGTGTTAGGAAATATTTAGAAGATGATGGATCTGAACATCCAGAGTTCTCTAAGACTGTGATGgatgagtttcctgatgagccTGCCTACAAGAAATTTAAAGCCACGTTGAACTCATCAGCAACAATCGATTCTCTG GCCAATTCAGCAAAATGGGAGCCACCACACGGCAAGTTCAGGCATGCGCAGTACTTCTTCTACCCTTGGTCGCAATATGTAACGGTAGGCAGCGTTCTCCGGTCCTGCGCTTATGAAGTGATGGCCCTCCATGGTGTCCTTCACTCTGAGATacag GCACCTTATAATCTTAAGAGTACCTTTCAATCAGAGATTCAAGATGCTACTAGCCAAGCAGCAGAACTAGTGAGAAACTTGGGAAAGGACATTATGAACATGAAGAGAAACCTTAGAACCTCTCTACTGAAAAGGGTCCATAGCTCTACATTGCGCCTTCAGAGATCCATTTACATTCACTCTTACCTCCTCACATCAGGACATGACTTTCTACCTGACAACAATAGTACTAAACCACTCTCCAAACAACTCTCTCATGCTTTCTCATCTACCCTCTCTGATCTCTCAGCCCAATTGGCTACTTACCAAGGTAGCGCCGCAGATAGCGGTGGCAGTGGAGATGGCAGGGAAGAGGTGTCACCGAAACAGGAGGCGACGACATTGCAGAAAACACAGAGTGGGAGTGGGACTATACTTATGGCTGAATCTTACCAAGAAGCAATGAAGAAGCACCAAAGGAGGCAACATTCATGGCCATCAAGAGAGGTGGATGATGAGTTTGAAGAAGGTAGTGTTGGGGTGGATCATCTTCTGCCAAGGATGAGGGCATTAGAGAGCACTGCTTCCTTGTCACTAGCCACATTCACTTCATTGCTTATTGAGTTTGTGGCTCGTCTTGATCACTTGGTTAAAGCAGTGGATGAGCTTGCTAAAATGGCTGAGTTCAAACAGGACGATTTATGTAACTGA
- the LOC122062156 gene encoding protein timeless homolog isoform X2, protein MDLEGLSIICAGIGEIREDENGVPIGYTPGEFCLDNLKDLQRFLRRDDPQTRDVFKQVCKWNTVSKDLIPIIEHCQADRDLVMNAVKVLVFLTMPIDSMSNDISQQIEYLWELKVSITRSDTIAVIVSLLEDPLENLEREAFTEDNWKLVQLVLTLFRNVLAVQDLSLQQKASGSVTQFLSTRDRFLELLFCENVMDLMLVLSQHVGGSCRYLRQDNLLLLETLHYIFMGQEPELTAKASQKGSKVDEDVKTSLNSLESLMMEEEEKRRRARLQKLDRHAQFSGTFTRLAVDGSKTLIKGNPGATHDNLPKPNKVHRGPSKRIAWDYRQLSSSKENVLHLIHDFINQLLSGGYNVLMQSIREDIEKEQAIQNGDIVIFFQVAQFVTAFQYHKFLASKPSLDTDASEASISKSADSTLFQGEFCGPIAATMNEAMFNLVISKWRFAFDGLKETNDYKFLSVSGSLMKNMIRMLDLTLKLLPEGSREPQTTRILLYKLFYDQTDQGMTQFLMNLIKSFDPHKQPKSDLADLVEMIHVIVRLMENLHARGTIRVAKRSRKGRKKKRLGDSKATEDKRLGTDNNNPESGIDNDTHQPSSDLSMTLKEQSTNSNSDERNEDIGIPHHAEQPETSQKIKSNPGDDLAGKDKEEDRHDPDDDLASKDKEEERHDPDDLAYGTGDSSDDDQLVATNEVDFKVSSLVATFASNTIIHNLCWLLKFYKSNSSRTNHCIVSMLRRICDDLELSPMLYQLSLLTTFYDIMAEQKSSNCNEYQNIVSFLTNLVRKMLRKMKSQPILFVEILFWKTRKECHYINSESLLHELGNLKRETSKWGNFSAGDQGEIGPSQGKGGIGHRNIADLLGEDEADVVLPQEPSFGKEEDSDEGKFQNLSDRNEDGGEEQQKSAASLSNNKIDSEGRSLEHESPRVSKRKRRLVFDEELDIDIKNLYERYKDDRHCVQLIVEELGPHRKVSRAQVSNKLKQLGLRVASKRRKLHALEAFPKEDDLIMPEGRVMDNETGVPDFNGLEETSLPSNSRKRIRAFSNEQEEKVKDLYEKFKGHKKCSRMIADALDTGDGFTAAQVSRLLKKLGLLVPQQKKLSQGKKHPEGLVNDAKEKESDEETLLDLKRRRKNTAEVSTVSEPGKKIKASLTQDESGDEYISTILKKTVKRLAPKMQDKESIISPDQDRITDFASGASQNVEGRDAPNQSNETAQLHSDMNVAVDHASLVSNKEAEVGSTIIGKQENAIVLDNVDHMPQHMHDELVDELADELADELADSGDDGIATVSNSVVSRRKLKMVLDLEDDD, encoded by the exons ATGGATCTGGAAGGATTATCCATCATTTGTGCTGGAATTGGAGAAATCCGGGAAGATGAAAATGGGGTCCCGATCGGTTACACGCCAGGAGAATTCTGCTTGG ACAATCTGAAGGATTTACAGAGATTTCTGAGACGCGATGATCCCCAGACAAGAGATGTATTCAAGCAAGTTTGCAAGTGGAATACGGTGTCAAAGGATCTGATACCGATTATCGAGCATTGCCAGGCTGATCGCGATTTAGTGATGAATGCAG tgAAGGTTTTGGTGTTTCTTACAATGCCTATCGATAGCATGTCAAATGACATTTCCCAGCAAATAGAGTATCTATGGGAATTGAAGGTTTCAATTACACGCAGTGACACCATTGCTGTGATTGTTTCCCTCCTAGAAGACCCGTTGGAGAACTTGGAACG TGAGGCATTCACAGAGGATAACTGGAAGTTAGTTCAGCTGGTGCTTACTTTGTTTCGAAATGTTCTAGCTGTCCAAGACCTCTCACTGCAGCAGAAGGCATCAGGGTCAGTGACACAGTTTTTGTCCACGAGAGACAGATTTCTAGAGCTCTTGTTCTGTGAGAATGTGATGGATCTTATGTTAGTGTTGAGCCAGCATGTTGGTGGTTCCTGCCGCTATCTTCGTCAAGATAACTTGCTTTTATTGGAGACTTTGCATTACATATTTATGGGCCAAGAGCCAGAGTTGACAGCCAAGGCATCACAAAAGGGTTCCAAG GTGGATGAAGATGTTAAAACATCTCTGAACTCTCTTGAATCCTTAATGatggaggaagaggaaaagagaaggcgTGCTAGACTGCAAAAATTAGACCGTCATGCACAATTCAGTGGAACATTTACTCGGCTTGCCGTG GATGGTTCTAAAACATTAATCAAAGGAAATCCTGGAGCTACTCATGATAACCTGCCCAAACCTAATAAAGTGCATCGGGGTCCTTCAAAAAGAATTGCATGGGATTACAGACAATTATCCTCCTCAAAGGAGAATGTTTTACACTTGATCCATGATTTTATAAACCAGCTTCTGTCAGGCGGTTATAATG TTCTAATGCAGTCAATTCGAGAGGATATTGAAAAAGAGCAAGCAATTCAGAATGGTGATATTGTTATTTTCTTCCAGGTTGCTCAATTTGTTACAGCTTTTCAATACCACAAGTTCTTAGCTTCAAAG CCAAGCCTGGACACAGATGCATCTGAAGCTTCCATCAGTAAGTCTGCTGATAGCACACTGTTCCAAGGGGAATTCTGTGGACCAATAGCAGCAACGATGAATGAGGCCATGTTCAATTTAGTCATATCTAAGTGGCGTTTTGCTTTTGATGGCTTGAAGGAAACAAATGACTATAAATTCCTCAGTGTATCAGGATCTCTTATGAAAAATATG ATCCGCATGTTGGATTTGACTCTTAAACTATTGCCAGAAGGCTCTAGGGAACCTCAAACAACTCGCATCCTTCTTTATAAGTTATTCTATGATCAGACAGATCAAGGGATGACTCAGTTCCTAATGAACCTTATTAAATCTTTTGATCCTCATAAACAACCCAAAAG TGATCTTGCAGATTTGGTGGAAATGATACATGTAATTGTACGGCTGATGGAGAATCTTCACGCACGTGGCACAATAAGG GTTGCTAAAAGGTCAAggaaggggaggaagaagaagagactgGGGGACAGCAAGGCAACTGAAGACAAGAGGTTGGGAACTGATAATAATAATCCAGAGAGTGGGATTGACAACGATACTCATCAACCATCTTCAGATTTGAGTATGACATTGAAGGAACAGTCAACAAACTCAAATTCTGATGAGAGAAATGAAGACATAGGGATCCCTCATCATGCTGAGCAGCCTGAAACATCCCAGAAGATTAAAAGTAATCCTGGGGATGATTTGGCTGGTAAGGACAAGGAAGAAGATAGGCATGATCCGGATGATGATTTGGCTAGCAAggacaaggaagaagagaggcaTGATCCGGATGATCTGGCATATGGAACAGGTGATTCTTCTGATGATGATCAACTGGTTGCAACTAATGAAGTTGATTTTAAAGTATCTAGTCTGGTTGCCACCTTTGCAAGCAACACAATCATTCATAACCTGTGTTGGTTACTAAAGTTTTACAAAAGCAATTCCTCTAGGACAAATCACTGCATAGTAAGCATGCTGCGAAGGATTTGTGATGATCTGGAGCTCTCTCCAATGTTATATCAG TTATCGCTTCTCACTACATTCTATGATATCATGGCTGAGCAGAAGTCATCTAACTGCAATGAATATCAAAATATTGTGTCCTTTCTCACCAATCTAGTGAGAAAAATGTTGAGGAAAATGAAAAGTCAACCCATTCTTTTTGTGGAAATACTGTTCTGGAAGACACGCAAAGAATGCCACTACATAAATTCTGAATCTTTATTGCATGAGCTTGGAAACTTGAAGAGGGAAACAAGCAAGTGGGGAAACTTTTCAGCTGGTGATCAAGGAGAAATTGGTCCATCACAAGGCAAGGGTGGGATAGGGCACAGAAATATTGCTGACTTGCTTGGTGAAGATGAAGCTGATGTTGTGTTGCCTCAAGAGCCCAGCTTTGGCAA GGAGGAAGATTCAGATGAAGGGAAGTTCCAAAATCTTTCAGACAGAAATGAGGACGGTGGTGAAGAACAACAGAAAAGTGCAGCATCCCTTTCAAACAATAAGATTGACAG TGAGGGACGTTCCCTGGAACATGAATCTCCAAGAGTTTCTAAACGGAAGAGAAGACTTGTTTTTGATGAAGAGCTGGATATTGACATTAAGAATTTATACGAGAG ATATAAGGATGATCGACACTGTGTTCAACTTATTGTGGAAGAGCTTGGCCCACATCGAAAAGTTTCTCGAGCTCAAGTGTCAAATAAGCTTAAACAGCTAGGCCTTAGGGTTGCATCAAAGAGGAGAAAGCTTCATGCTCTTGAGGCTTTTCCTAAGGAAGATGATCTCATAATGCCAGAAGGAAGAGTAATGGACAATGAGACTGGTGTTCCTGACTTCAATGGATTGGAGGAAACTTCTTTACCGAG TAATTCCAGGAAAAGAATACGTGCTTTTAGCAATGAGCAGGAGGAGAAGGTGAAAGACTTGTATGAGAA GTTTAAAGGTCATAAGAAGTGCAGCCGCATGATTGCAGATGCATTAGATACTGGTGATGGATTTACAGCAGCCCAAGTATCTCGTTTACTTAAGAAACTTGGCCTTCTAGTTCCTCAGCAGAAGAAGCTGTCTCAAGGCAAGAAACATCCTGAAGGCTTAGTTAATGatgcaaaagaaaaggaatctgatgaagaaacCTTACTGGACTTGAAGAGAAG GAGAAAAAATACCGCTGAGGTTTCTACTGTCAGTGAACCCGGAAAGAAGATTAAAGCTTCACTCACACAGGATGAATCTGGTGATGAGTACATAAGCACTATTCTCAA GAAAACTGTAAAGAGACTTGCTCCAAAGATGCAAGATAAGGAGTCAATAATCAGTCCAGATCAGGACAGAATTACTGATTTTGCAAGTGGGGCCTCTCAAAACGTTGAAGGAAG AGATGCGCCAAACCAATCCAATGAGACTGCCCAATTGCATTCTGATATGAATGTAGCAGTTGATCATGCAAGCCTGGTTAGCAATAAGGAAGCTGAAGTGGGCTCTACCATCATTGGAAAACAGGAAAATGCTATAGTCTTGGACAATGTGGATCACATGCCCCAGCATATGCATGATGAATTGGTTGATGAACTAGCAGATGAGCTTGCAGATGAACTAGCAGACTCTGGGGATGATGGAATTGCCACTGTATCAAACAGTGTTGTATCAAGAAGGAAACTGAAGATGGTACTTGATCTTGAGGATGATGATTAA
- the LOC122062156 gene encoding protein timeless homolog isoform X1, translated as MDLEGLSIICAGIGEIREDENGVPIGYTPGEFCLDNLKDLQRFLRRDDPQTRDVFKQVCKWNTVSKDLIPIIEHCQADRDLVMNAVKVLVFLTMPIDSMSNDISQQIEYLWELKVSITRSDTIAVIVSLLEDPLENLEREAFTEDNWKLVQLVLTLFRNVLAVQDLSLQQKASGSVTQFLSTRDRFLELLFCENVMDLMLVLSQHVGGSCRYLRQDNLLLLETLHYIFMGQEPELTAKASQKGSKVDEDVKTSLNSLESLMMEEEEKRRRARLQKLDRHAQFSGTFTRLAVDGSKTLIKGNPGATHDNLPKPNKVHRGPSKRIAWDYRQLSSSKENVLHLIHDFINQLLSGGYNVLMQSIREDIEKEQAIQNGDIVIFFQVAQFVTAFQYHKFLASKPSLDTDASEASISKSADSTLFQGEFCGPIAATMNEAMFNLVISKWRFAFDGLKETNDYKFLSVSGSLMKNMIRMLDLTLKLLPEGSREPQTTRILLYKLFYDQTDQGMTQFLMNLIKSFDPHKQPKSDLADLVEMIHVIVRLMENLHARGTIRVAKRSRKGRKKKRLGDSKATEDKRLGTDNNNPESGIDNDTHQPSSDLSMTLKEQSTNSNSDERNEDIGIPHHAEQPETSQKIKSNPGDDLAGKDKEEDRHDPDDDLASKDKEEERHDPDDLAYGTGDSSDDDQLVATNEVDFKVSSLVATFASNTIIHNLCWLLKFYKSNSSRTNHCIVSMLRRICDDLELSPMLYQLSLLTTFYDIMAEQKSSNCNEYQNIVSFLTNLVRKMLRKMKSQPILFVEILFWKTRKECHYINSESLLHELGNLKRETSKWGNFSAGDQGEIGPSQGKGGIGHRNIADLLGEDEADVVLPQEPSFGKEEDSDEGKFQNLSDRNEDGGEEQQKSAASLSNNKIDSEGRSLEHESPRVSKRKRRLVFDEELDIDIKNLYERYKDDRHCVQLIVEELGPHRKVSRAQVSNKLKQLGLRVASKRRKLHALEAFPKEDDLIMPEGRVMDNETGVPDFNGLEETSLPRSSNSRKRIRAFSNEQEEKVKDLYEKFKGHKKCSRMIADALDTGDGFTAAQVSRLLKKLGLLVPQQKKLSQGKKHPEGLVNDAKEKESDEETLLDLKRRRKNTAEVSTVSEPGKKIKASLTQDESGDEYISTILKKTVKRLAPKMQDKESIISPDQDRITDFASGASQNVEGRDAPNQSNETAQLHSDMNVAVDHASLVSNKEAEVGSTIIGKQENAIVLDNVDHMPQHMHDELVDELADELADELADSGDDGIATVSNSVVSRRKLKMVLDLEDDD; from the exons ATGGATCTGGAAGGATTATCCATCATTTGTGCTGGAATTGGAGAAATCCGGGAAGATGAAAATGGGGTCCCGATCGGTTACACGCCAGGAGAATTCTGCTTGG ACAATCTGAAGGATTTACAGAGATTTCTGAGACGCGATGATCCCCAGACAAGAGATGTATTCAAGCAAGTTTGCAAGTGGAATACGGTGTCAAAGGATCTGATACCGATTATCGAGCATTGCCAGGCTGATCGCGATTTAGTGATGAATGCAG tgAAGGTTTTGGTGTTTCTTACAATGCCTATCGATAGCATGTCAAATGACATTTCCCAGCAAATAGAGTATCTATGGGAATTGAAGGTTTCAATTACACGCAGTGACACCATTGCTGTGATTGTTTCCCTCCTAGAAGACCCGTTGGAGAACTTGGAACG TGAGGCATTCACAGAGGATAACTGGAAGTTAGTTCAGCTGGTGCTTACTTTGTTTCGAAATGTTCTAGCTGTCCAAGACCTCTCACTGCAGCAGAAGGCATCAGGGTCAGTGACACAGTTTTTGTCCACGAGAGACAGATTTCTAGAGCTCTTGTTCTGTGAGAATGTGATGGATCTTATGTTAGTGTTGAGCCAGCATGTTGGTGGTTCCTGCCGCTATCTTCGTCAAGATAACTTGCTTTTATTGGAGACTTTGCATTACATATTTATGGGCCAAGAGCCAGAGTTGACAGCCAAGGCATCACAAAAGGGTTCCAAG GTGGATGAAGATGTTAAAACATCTCTGAACTCTCTTGAATCCTTAATGatggaggaagaggaaaagagaaggcgTGCTAGACTGCAAAAATTAGACCGTCATGCACAATTCAGTGGAACATTTACTCGGCTTGCCGTG GATGGTTCTAAAACATTAATCAAAGGAAATCCTGGAGCTACTCATGATAACCTGCCCAAACCTAATAAAGTGCATCGGGGTCCTTCAAAAAGAATTGCATGGGATTACAGACAATTATCCTCCTCAAAGGAGAATGTTTTACACTTGATCCATGATTTTATAAACCAGCTTCTGTCAGGCGGTTATAATG TTCTAATGCAGTCAATTCGAGAGGATATTGAAAAAGAGCAAGCAATTCAGAATGGTGATATTGTTATTTTCTTCCAGGTTGCTCAATTTGTTACAGCTTTTCAATACCACAAGTTCTTAGCTTCAAAG CCAAGCCTGGACACAGATGCATCTGAAGCTTCCATCAGTAAGTCTGCTGATAGCACACTGTTCCAAGGGGAATTCTGTGGACCAATAGCAGCAACGATGAATGAGGCCATGTTCAATTTAGTCATATCTAAGTGGCGTTTTGCTTTTGATGGCTTGAAGGAAACAAATGACTATAAATTCCTCAGTGTATCAGGATCTCTTATGAAAAATATG ATCCGCATGTTGGATTTGACTCTTAAACTATTGCCAGAAGGCTCTAGGGAACCTCAAACAACTCGCATCCTTCTTTATAAGTTATTCTATGATCAGACAGATCAAGGGATGACTCAGTTCCTAATGAACCTTATTAAATCTTTTGATCCTCATAAACAACCCAAAAG TGATCTTGCAGATTTGGTGGAAATGATACATGTAATTGTACGGCTGATGGAGAATCTTCACGCACGTGGCACAATAAGG GTTGCTAAAAGGTCAAggaaggggaggaagaagaagagactgGGGGACAGCAAGGCAACTGAAGACAAGAGGTTGGGAACTGATAATAATAATCCAGAGAGTGGGATTGACAACGATACTCATCAACCATCTTCAGATTTGAGTATGACATTGAAGGAACAGTCAACAAACTCAAATTCTGATGAGAGAAATGAAGACATAGGGATCCCTCATCATGCTGAGCAGCCTGAAACATCCCAGAAGATTAAAAGTAATCCTGGGGATGATTTGGCTGGTAAGGACAAGGAAGAAGATAGGCATGATCCGGATGATGATTTGGCTAGCAAggacaaggaagaagagaggcaTGATCCGGATGATCTGGCATATGGAACAGGTGATTCTTCTGATGATGATCAACTGGTTGCAACTAATGAAGTTGATTTTAAAGTATCTAGTCTGGTTGCCACCTTTGCAAGCAACACAATCATTCATAACCTGTGTTGGTTACTAAAGTTTTACAAAAGCAATTCCTCTAGGACAAATCACTGCATAGTAAGCATGCTGCGAAGGATTTGTGATGATCTGGAGCTCTCTCCAATGTTATATCAG TTATCGCTTCTCACTACATTCTATGATATCATGGCTGAGCAGAAGTCATCTAACTGCAATGAATATCAAAATATTGTGTCCTTTCTCACCAATCTAGTGAGAAAAATGTTGAGGAAAATGAAAAGTCAACCCATTCTTTTTGTGGAAATACTGTTCTGGAAGACACGCAAAGAATGCCACTACATAAATTCTGAATCTTTATTGCATGAGCTTGGAAACTTGAAGAGGGAAACAAGCAAGTGGGGAAACTTTTCAGCTGGTGATCAAGGAGAAATTGGTCCATCACAAGGCAAGGGTGGGATAGGGCACAGAAATATTGCTGACTTGCTTGGTGAAGATGAAGCTGATGTTGTGTTGCCTCAAGAGCCCAGCTTTGGCAA GGAGGAAGATTCAGATGAAGGGAAGTTCCAAAATCTTTCAGACAGAAATGAGGACGGTGGTGAAGAACAACAGAAAAGTGCAGCATCCCTTTCAAACAATAAGATTGACAG TGAGGGACGTTCCCTGGAACATGAATCTCCAAGAGTTTCTAAACGGAAGAGAAGACTTGTTTTTGATGAAGAGCTGGATATTGACATTAAGAATTTATACGAGAG ATATAAGGATGATCGACACTGTGTTCAACTTATTGTGGAAGAGCTTGGCCCACATCGAAAAGTTTCTCGAGCTCAAGTGTCAAATAAGCTTAAACAGCTAGGCCTTAGGGTTGCATCAAAGAGGAGAAAGCTTCATGCTCTTGAGGCTTTTCCTAAGGAAGATGATCTCATAATGCCAGAAGGAAGAGTAATGGACAATGAGACTGGTGTTCCTGACTTCAATGGATTGGAGGAAACTTCTTTACCGAGGTCTTC TAATTCCAGGAAAAGAATACGTGCTTTTAGCAATGAGCAGGAGGAGAAGGTGAAAGACTTGTATGAGAA GTTTAAAGGTCATAAGAAGTGCAGCCGCATGATTGCAGATGCATTAGATACTGGTGATGGATTTACAGCAGCCCAAGTATCTCGTTTACTTAAGAAACTTGGCCTTCTAGTTCCTCAGCAGAAGAAGCTGTCTCAAGGCAAGAAACATCCTGAAGGCTTAGTTAATGatgcaaaagaaaaggaatctgatgaagaaacCTTACTGGACTTGAAGAGAAG GAGAAAAAATACCGCTGAGGTTTCTACTGTCAGTGAACCCGGAAAGAAGATTAAAGCTTCACTCACACAGGATGAATCTGGTGATGAGTACATAAGCACTATTCTCAA GAAAACTGTAAAGAGACTTGCTCCAAAGATGCAAGATAAGGAGTCAATAATCAGTCCAGATCAGGACAGAATTACTGATTTTGCAAGTGGGGCCTCTCAAAACGTTGAAGGAAG AGATGCGCCAAACCAATCCAATGAGACTGCCCAATTGCATTCTGATATGAATGTAGCAGTTGATCATGCAAGCCTGGTTAGCAATAAGGAAGCTGAAGTGGGCTCTACCATCATTGGAAAACAGGAAAATGCTATAGTCTTGGACAATGTGGATCACATGCCCCAGCATATGCATGATGAATTGGTTGATGAACTAGCAGATGAGCTTGCAGATGAACTAGCAGACTCTGGGGATGATGGAATTGCCACTGTATCAAACAGTGTTGTATCAAGAAGGAAACTGAAGATGGTACTTGATCTTGAGGATGATGATTAA